CGGCGAAACTGATCTTGAAGCCTGCTTCGCTTTCGTACGTGCCCGCCAATTTTTCAAAAGCTTTTCGATCCGCTTCGGAAGCCGCCGGTAACGGCTTGGCTCCCGCTTTGGTCAGAATTTCTTTCAGTTCCTTATCGGTTCCCGTCGAAGCGCTAAACAGGCAGGCATCGAGAGTTTCCTGGCTCGGTTTGGTTAGAGCAAGAATGGCTTCCAGCATTTTCAGATTGCCGAAAACCGAAGCCGTGCGAAAAGCCGCGTCTGTATCCTTGGCGCCCGATTTGATGAGAAATTCGGCCGCTTTCAGATGTCGCCCGGAAACCGCGGAACTCAGTGGAGTCTGATACCAGATCAGATCCCGACTGTTGACATCGGCGCCGCGCTTGACCAGTAACTCGATAACTTCCTGATTGCCTTTCCCGGCGGCAATCCAAAGAGCAGAGACGCCGTACTCGTTAACGGCGTTGACATCAACCCCTTTATCGAGTGCTGCCTGAATTTCTTTGAGCTTGTTACTTCGGACAGCGGCCCAGAGAGCTTCGCGCTGCGGATCCGCCGCCGAAAGCGACATACAGATCCCTAATAAACTCAGTAGACTCAAAAGAGGAATTCGATGCTTCATTGTCTGGGTTCCTGAATGGGCAAAACCAGAGCCGGTAGCTGGTAACTTATTCGGGTAATCGCTCGGCCCCGGCTTTCATTTGAATTGTAAAGAAACGAAATGCAAACGAATTCCTATTTTCAAATTGGGAGGGAAGGCGACCATGGATTATGAATTCATCGCGATCCCCGATGCGGAAATTCCTCGGGCTAGGGAGCCGATCTTTCAACATCTTGTCAACAGTTACGTGAGTGAAGCCAACAAAACCGTGAGCATGTGGCGCGCCGTGCCCGATGATCTACTCGAGTACAAACCGCACGAAAAAACCAACAGCATCCGCACTATTCTGGTGCATCAGCTACTTTCGGAACGGCGCTTTTTCAATCAATTTGTCGGCACGCGGGAGCCTGCCGTGGAAGAACTGCTCCCGGCGGGAGAAAAGCCCCTCGTACAGGCCTATCTCGAAAAATATCTCTGGCTGGTCCGGAATCGACTGCCGCAGTTAGCGGCCGGAACTTCAGAGTGGTGGCTGGAGAATCGTCCTTTTTTTGGCGGCCTGGAGCGCGAAAGGATATGGATCTTCTGGCGGCGGGTTCTGCACACCTGCCATCATCGAACGCAGGTGCAAAGCTGGCTACGCCTCGCCGGTCAGCACGTCCCGGCGATATACGGCCCTTCAGGCGATGTGAAATGGGCAGAGGCCGATCCGACTTATTCTCTGGAAGCGGCCAAAAGAGGGGGCTAATCGGGTTGAGCGGATTCAGTTTCCGGCCGACTCATCGAATTTCGCCACCAGCTTATTTGGGGCCGTTAGTCGCCAGGCCTCGATCAGAAGATCCTTCAGATCCTCGCGATGAACTCCGGCGAGTTTTACCAGCATCCAGGGATAATCGCGATAGTGATCGGTGATGAAGAAAATGCCCGGCTGCGCAGTCATTTGCATTTCGCGTTCTTCGGGATCGATTTTCACCACCAGACAGTCTAAATCCTGGTGAAGGCGAACGAACAGCTTGCCTTTCACCTTGAAAGCGGGCGTGCCATAAGAAGTGCCTTCCTCAATCTCCGGAAGGCCAGTGACCAATTCCTGAACGTCCGACCAGGTGAGAATGGAATTCGATTTTTTGCGAGAGCGGGCCATGGCGACATTCCGGGTACAAAAAAACCCAGGCACTCGGCCTGGGTTTTCGGAAACGGATTTCTCTCAATCGCTCTTGCGCGACAGTTGACTCAGTTCCATCAGTCGGGCCTTCATGGCTTCCAGTCGCTTGCTGAACAGCGTGGTGTCGGCCAGCGAGTTCGCGTAGCTGGTACCCAGGTATTCGCGTTCGAGCCGGGCCGCGTTCAGGATATCTTCCTGTTCTTTATTCAGTTTTCGCAGACCGTTGCCATCGGCATCGTAGATCTTGTCATTTTCGATCTTCAGATCGGCAATCAGCTTGCTGATGTCTTCTTTGACCTTCTTGATCTGCTCGGTCGTACTGGCAATCAAAGCGGCATAAGTGGCCAGACTCTGCAGGGGTTCATTACCCTTGTAGGCAATCGCCGGTCGGCCTGTCGGCTGGTCGATCTTCATCAGACCCGTCGAGGGATCTTCGACGAATTTCTGGAAGGGCAGGGCCACCGGTTGCCCCTTGTATTTACCAGTGCGGACCATTTCGATCTGGTCGCGGTAGAAATCGCGTCGCAGCGGTCGGGTCGCCTCCTGATCGCTGACCTGGCTTTGATTGATCACCCATAGCGAGTAGGCTTTGTTGTTGGCTTCGCCCAGCCCCTTGTACTGTTCCTGCATCTTCTCGATCTGGCCGACGACTTCCTTGTTCGCGCCCGCTTCGGCCGGAGTAAACCAGTCGATACGCTGGGTGTAGACCGCCACTGCCCACATCAGGAAGGCGATGGCCATGCCCGTGTTGAGAACGATCAGCCATTTTGCCGTTTTGGTCGTGTTCATAGAGTTCCCTTCCGGGTATTTCGTCTCAACTTCCTGAATTTCTGCCCGCCGCAAGTATTATCGGCCGGGTTGCAAATCGAAGGATTATTTCTTGAGTTCCTGTTCTTTCTTCCGCAGTTGCTGTTCCAGCCGGAACATGTCATCGCGGGAGGTATTCAACTGCTGCAGCAGACCGAAGAGTTCTTTTTCCCGTTCCGCAAGATCGGCCAGGAACTTCTTGGCACTGACTTTATTATCTTCCAGGTTCCGTTCCAGATTTTCCCGTTCGCGGGTGCGATCATTCAGGTTCGCTTCCTGATTGTTCTTCTGATTCTGAACGCCGGATAGTTCCAGATTCAGACCGCTGAGCTGGTCGCCCAGCAAGGTCGCGGAACGACTTTGATCCGCATAGTTGGCTCGGAACACCGATTCTTCTTCGCGGAGGATACCCCGGAGTCGCTGGGCCATATCGGCCAGAGCGATCGCCTGGGTGTTGGCACTTTCGACATATCGCTTCATGCCGACGATAGCCATGACGCGTTGCTGCCAATCCCAACGGGCGCTGAAGTCGGGTTTATCGGCATCGATGAAGATCAGGATGTGAGCAATCTGGGCGGCTTTCTCGGAAGGATCGAAGATCTTTTTGCCGGAGCCTTCTTTGGTCAGTGTCGCCGGGGCTTCAGCCTCGTCGAAGTAAACTTGCAGGACGGCTTTACCGGCCGCGATGAGGTTCTCCGCGGTCGCCGACTTGTCG
The genomic region above belongs to Telmatocola sphagniphila and contains:
- a CDS encoding DinB family protein, giving the protein MDYEFIAIPDAEIPRAREPIFQHLVNSYVSEANKTVSMWRAVPDDLLEYKPHEKTNSIRTILVHQLLSERRFFNQFVGTREPAVEELLPAGEKPLVQAYLEKYLWLVRNRLPQLAAGTSEWWLENRPFFGGLERERIWIFWRRVLHTCHHRTQVQSWLRLAGQHVPAIYGPSGDVKWAEADPTYSLEAAKRGG
- a CDS encoding MmcQ/YjbR family DNA-binding protein, with the translated sequence MARSRKKSNSILTWSDVQELVTGLPEIEEGTSYGTPAFKVKGKLFVRLHQDLDCLVVKIDPEEREMQMTAQPGIFFITDHYRDYPWMLVKLAGVHREDLKDLLIEAWRLTAPNKLVAKFDESAGN